The Sulfurimonas lithotrophica genome includes a region encoding these proteins:
- the purU gene encoding formyltetrahydrofolate deformylase: MAQYRILIDANDEKGLVYKVSSIFFEKNLNILTNNEFVDKVNGKFFMRSVVEGDVEASELKELIQKALPKASNVNVIEPAKKNIVIMATKEIHALGDILVRHEEGELDANILGVISNYDNLESFVSKFNIPYFTISHEGLGRAEHEEKILQKLSEFEDIDYIVLAKYMRILTPRFVEAYENKIINIHHSFLPAFIGANPYKQAYDRGVKIIGATAHFVNNNLDEGPIISQEIIHVNHAYSWKDMQRSGRNVEKIVLSHALKLALEDRIFVYANKSVIF; encoded by the coding sequence ATGGCACAATACAGAATTTTAATAGATGCAAACGATGAGAAAGGTCTAGTCTATAAAGTATCTTCTATATTTTTTGAAAAAAATTTAAATATATTAACAAATAATGAATTTGTAGATAAAGTAAACGGTAAATTTTTTATGCGCAGTGTCGTAGAAGGTGATGTGGAGGCTTCCGAGCTAAAAGAGCTTATTCAAAAAGCCTTGCCTAAAGCTTCAAACGTAAATGTAATTGAGCCTGCTAAGAAAAATATAGTTATAATGGCTACAAAAGAGATTCACGCACTAGGTGATATACTTGTTCGCCATGAAGAGGGTGAGTTGGATGCAAATATTCTTGGTGTTATATCTAACTATGATAACTTAGAGTCTTTTGTTAGTAAGTTTAATATACCTTATTTTACTATATCTCATGAGGGTTTAGGCAGAGCTGAACATGAGGAAAAAATACTGCAAAAACTATCTGAATTTGAAGATATCGACTATATAGTGCTTGCAAAATATATGCGTATATTAACACCTAGGTTTGTAGAGGCATATGAAAATAAAATAATAAATATACACCATTCATTTTTACCTGCATTTATCGGTGCAAATCCTTATAAACAAGCTTATGACAGGGGTGTGAAAATTATCGGAGCTACAGCACACTTTGTAAATAACAATCTTGATGAAGGTCCAATCATATCTCAAGAGATTATACATGTAAACCATGCATACTCATGGAAAGATATGCAAAGAAGCGGTAGAAACGTAGAAAAAATAGTTTTATCCCATGCATTAAAACTTGCACTTGAAGATAGAATCTTTGTATATGCGAACAAGTCAGTTATATTTTAA
- a CDS encoding LexA family transcriptional regulator, whose product MNSFSNIVEEIKSIISTSFDGKKVFDKDVADALGIAQMNFATMKKRNKIPYAELLDFCARRSISINWMLYGQSPESLVEATNRLYMVKFLGDVNVSAGGGSESEEGEVSEIQIPEEFVMMLGGQSELKNIEAVNVSGDSMEPTFSYNDIVFVNRTKTNVDRGGVFTIRTEGGLFIKRIQKRLDGKFDIISDNDVYTTQVMEPHELEVIGRVVSRFGEVD is encoded by the coding sequence ATGAATAGTTTTAGCAATATTGTTGAAGAGATTAAAAGTATTATTTCCACCAGTTTTGATGGGAAAAAAGTTTTTGATAAAGATGTTGCAGATGCATTGGGTATTGCACAGATGAATTTTGCGACTATGAAAAAGAGAAATAAAATACCTTATGCTGAATTATTGGATTTTTGTGCCAGAAGGTCTATCTCTATAAACTGGATGCTTTATGGTCAATCGCCGGAGAGTTTGGTGGAAGCTACAAATAGACTCTATATGGTAAAATTTTTAGGTGATGTCAATGTTAGTGCCGGTGGCGGTAGTGAATCAGAAGAGGGTGAAGTAAGTGAAATTCAAATACCCGAAGAGTTTGTAATGATGCTAGGCGGTCAAAGCGAACTTAAAAATATAGAAGCTGTAAATGTTTCAGGTGATTCAATGGAACCAACATTTAGCTATAACGATATTGTTTTTGTTAACAGAACAAAAACAAATGTAGATCGCGGAGGTGTATTTACAATTAGAACAGAAGGCGGTTTATTTATAAAAAGAATTCAAAAGAGACTTGATGGAAAATTTGATATAATATCTGATAACGATGTATATACAACACAAGTCATGGAACCCCATGAATTAGAAGTAATCGGCAGGGTTGTAAGTAGATTTGGTGAAGTTGATTAG
- a CDS encoding tetratricopeptide repeat protein, protein MQTLTLANIYELQGLKEEALEIYKEVLKKDPANSEAKIAIRRLSGIRKKFLNVNSEMKEFFIKMDSEIEINEFERWLLKSWN, encoded by the coding sequence ATGCAGACACTCACTTTAGCAAATATATATGAACTTCAAGGACTTAAAGAAGAAGCCTTAGAGATATATAAAGAGGTTTTAAAAAAAGACCCCGCTAATAGTGAAGCTAAAATTGCTATTAGAAGACTCTCAGGAATCAGAAAAAAATTTTTGAACGTTAATTCTGAAATGAAGGAGTTTTTTATAAAAATGGATAGTGAGATAGAGATAAATGAATTTGAAAGGTGGTTACTCAAATCATGGAACTAG
- a CDS encoding tRNA (cytidine(34)-2'-O)-methyltransferase, with translation MFNLVLVNPQIPNNTGAIGRLCVNAGASLHLIKPIAFDIDEKAVRRAGLDYWNKLDLHVWESIDEFFEKNKITDNAYFATTKTDRPYFEAEFKAGDFIFFGSETAGIPEDILNKYKSQNITIPMTKEGRSLNLAISTGIVLYDAIRQNFTHFEG, from the coding sequence TTGTTTAATTTAGTGTTGGTAAATCCTCAAATTCCAAATAATACAGGCGCTATAGGCAGGCTTTGCGTAAATGCAGGGGCTTCTTTGCATCTGATAAAACCCATAGCTTTTGATATAGATGAAAAAGCCGTACGTCGTGCAGGACTTGATTATTGGAATAAGTTGGATTTGCATGTTTGGGAAAGCATAGATGAGTTTTTTGAAAAAAATAAGATAACAGACAATGCATACTTTGCAACAACAAAGACTGACAGGCCATATTTTGAAGCAGAGTTTAAAGCGGGTGATTTTATCTTTTTTGGAAGTGAAACAGCCGGCATTCCTGAAGATATACTAAATAAGTATAAGTCTCAAAACATAACTATACCTATGACAAAAGAGGGTCGTAGTCTAAACTTGGCAATCAGTACCGGTATAGTCTTGTATGATGCTATACGCCAAAACTTTACACATTTTGAAGGATAA
- the leuB gene encoding 3-isopropylmalate dehydrogenase, translated as MKTYKIALIKGDGIGPEIIDEATKVLDAVASCFDFDFKYEEVLMGGCAYDETGDPLPQETITAALNSDAVLFGAIGGEKWDNLPREKRPESGLLRFRKELGVYANLRPAVVYDELVNASSLKPEVVSGVDLMVVRELIGGIYFGEPKGRDENKGWNTMVYTKDEIVRIAHNAFNIAMERSKRVCSIDKANVLDVSQLWRETVEEVAKEYPDVELTHMYVDNAAMQLIRDPKQFDVMLTGNIFGDILSDEASMLSGSIGLLPSASVGAKIGVYEPIHGSAPDIAGQGIANPIATISSASMMLRYALGENEAADRIDAAVKRALKEGYRTQDLAQYDAKEVCSTSEMGSIIANYTAK; from the coding sequence ATGAAGACATATAAAATTGCACTTATAAAGGGTGACGGGATAGGGCCTGAGATTATTGATGAGGCTACTAAAGTTTTAGATGCTGTTGCATCTTGTTTTGATTTTGATTTTAAGTATGAAGAAGTCTTAATGGGTGGTTGTGCATATGATGAAACAGGAGATCCTCTTCCTCAGGAAACTATTACTGCTGCACTCAACTCCGATGCAGTTTTATTCGGTGCAATCGGTGGCGAAAAATGGGATAATCTTCCACGTGAAAAAAGACCTGAAAGCGGACTTCTAAGATTTCGTAAAGAGCTTGGTGTATATGCGAATTTACGTCCGGCAGTTGTGTATGACGAATTGGTAAATGCTTCATCATTAAAACCTGAAGTTGTATCCGGAGTTGACTTGATGGTTGTTCGTGAGTTAATAGGCGGCATCTACTTCGGTGAGCCTAAAGGACGTGATGAAAACAAAGGCTGGAATACTATGGTCTATACAAAAGACGAAATAGTCCGTATAGCACATAATGCTTTTAATATTGCAATGGAGAGAAGTAAAAGAGTTTGTTCTATAGATAAAGCAAATGTTCTTGACGTGTCTCAACTTTGGCGTGAAACTGTCGAAGAAGTGGCAAAAGAATACCCTGATGTAGAACTTACTCATATGTATGTTGACAATGCTGCTATGCAGCTTATTCGTGATCCAAAACAGTTCGATGTTATGCTTACGGGAAACATTTTTGGAGATATTTTAAGTGATGAGGCTTCTATGCTCTCAGGTTCAATCGGTCTTCTGCCATCAGCTTCGGTCGGTGCTAAGATAGGTGTATATGAGCCGATTCACGGTTCAGCTCCCGATATTGCAGGGCAGGGAATTGCAAACCCTATTGCAACAATATCTTCTGCATCTATGATGTTAAGATACGCACTTGGCGAAAATGAGGCTGCAGATAGAATAGATGCTGCAGTTAAAAGGGCTTTAAAAGAGGGATACCGTACACAAGACTTGGCACAATACGATGCTAAAGAGGTATGTTCAACCAGTGAGATGGGTTCAATCATTGCTAACTATACGGCTAAATAA
- a CDS encoding CiaD-like domain-containing protein, whose translation MELEDAILSTLKEIEDKGKSKLLQPKKKPFEVKEKKEISTEEDICNHKDNSEDSSMDEKAYLMSMRERLLVLFEGFQAPNNTNIEAKIDLTLNYLEYVLASIDTRLEKLR comes from the coding sequence ATGGAACTAGAAGATGCAATATTATCTACTTTAAAAGAGATTGAGGATAAGGGAAAATCTAAATTACTTCAACCTAAAAAAAAACCTTTTGAGGTAAAAGAAAAAAAAGAGATATCAACAGAAGAAGACATTTGTAATCATAAAGATAATTCAGAAGATTCATCTATGGATGAAAAAGCTTATTTAATGTCTATGAGAGAGCGTTTGCTAGTTTTATTTGAGGGCTTTCAGGCACCAAACAACACAAATATAGAAGCAAAAATAGATTTAACACTAAACTATTTGGAATATGTTTTAGCATCTATAGATACAAGATTAGAAAAATTAAGATAG